A single window of Paracoccus albus DNA harbors:
- a CDS encoding ABC transporter permease subunit yields the protein MIEHDKIKGLSDRMAAAEVKGRSPWADARKRFFRNKAAMVAVIVLLLVVLFAIFGNLIAVWTYDSIDFSVMGSAATQGAPSIENGHYFGTDDLGRDLFARTIQGTRISLMVGIVGAGVAVIVGTLYGATSGYIGGRTDAIMMRTVDILLSIPYMFVLILLLVIFGRSLSMLFLGIGLISWLEMSRIVRGQTLTLKNREFIEAARATGVPTWKIIIRHIVPNLLGVVAVYATLLVPLMILTESFISFLGLGVQEPLTSWGALISEGSGTMRYGTIWQLAFPLGFFIVTLFAFFFIGDGLRDALDPKDR from the coding sequence ATGATTGAGCACGATAAAATCAAGGGCCTGTCCGATCGCATGGCGGCGGCCGAGGTCAAGGGCCGTAGCCCCTGGGCAGATGCCCGCAAGCGCTTTTTCCGCAACAAGGCCGCTATGGTGGCAGTGATCGTCCTGCTGCTTGTGGTGCTGTTCGCGATCTTTGGAAACCTTATTGCCGTCTGGACCTACGATTCCATCGACTTCTCGGTCATGGGCTCTGCCGCGACGCAAGGTGCACCTTCGATCGAGAACGGCCATTATTTCGGCACCGACGACCTGGGCCGCGACCTGTTCGCACGCACCATCCAGGGCACCCGCATCTCACTGATGGTCGGCATTGTCGGCGCAGGCGTCGCGGTGATCGTCGGCACGCTTTACGGCGCGACCTCGGGCTATATCGGCGGGCGAACGGATGCGATCATGATGCGCACCGTCGATATCCTGCTGTCCATCCCCTATATGTTCGTGCTGATCCTGCTGCTGGTGATCTTCGGGCGCTCGCTGTCGATGCTGTTTCTTGGCATCGGGCTGATTTCATGGCTGGAAATGTCGCGCATCGTGCGCGGCCAGACCCTGACGCTGAAGAACCGCGAGTTTATCGAGGCTGCACGTGCCACCGGCGTGCCCACATGGAAGATCATCATCCGCCATATCGTGCCTAATTTGCTGGGCGTCGTCGCGGTCTACGCCACCCTGCTGGTCCCGCTGATGATCCTGACAGAGAGCTTTATCTCCTTCCTCGGCCTTGGCGTGCAGGAACCGCTGACCAGCTGGGGTGCGCTGATCTCTGAAGGGTCGGGCACGATGCGCTACGGCACCATCTGGCAACTTGCCTTCCCTCTTGGCTTCTTCATCGTCACGCTTTTCGCCTTTTTCTTCATCGGCGACGGCCTGCGTGATGCGCTAGACCCGAAGGACCGCTGA
- a CDS encoding oligopeptide/dipeptide ABC transporter ATP-binding protein: MTNAKPLLDVQDMRVTFPIRREGDMPWTAPRLLHAVGGVNFTLNPGETLGIVGESGSGKSTLARGLIGLAPAKGRAIWQDGTDLIGLSPRKMMKYRNDIQMVFQDPLASLNPRMTVGQIIAEPLTTHHPGLKRDEVKRRVKEMMERVGLLPNQINRYPHEFSGGQCQRIGIARALIVEPKLIICDEPVSALDVSIQAQVINLLADLQKDLNLALIFIAHDLSVVKHISHRVLVMYLGRVMELAEAESLYAAPQHPYTQALLSAVPVPDPELERTKTIIPLTGELPSPMAPPSGCVFRTRCPRATAACAATVPELMGSPNHLTACHFPGKLTEEEVARATALEAEPA, translated from the coding sequence ATGACAAACGCTAAGCCGCTGCTCGACGTGCAGGACATGCGCGTGACCTTCCCGATCCGGCGCGAGGGCGACATGCCCTGGACCGCGCCGCGCCTGCTTCATGCAGTGGGCGGCGTCAATTTCACCCTGAACCCCGGCGAGACGCTCGGCATCGTGGGCGAATCCGGTTCAGGTAAATCGACGCTGGCACGCGGGCTGATCGGCCTTGCGCCAGCGAAGGGACGCGCAATCTGGCAGGACGGCACCGATCTGATCGGCCTGTCGCCGCGCAAGATGATGAAATACCGCAATGACATCCAGATGGTGTTTCAGGACCCGCTCGCATCGCTCAACCCGCGCATGACCGTGGGCCAGATCATCGCAGAGCCGCTGACCACCCACCACCCCGGCCTGAAACGCGATGAGGTCAAGCGCCGCGTCAAGGAAATGATGGAGCGTGTAGGTCTGCTGCCCAACCAGATCAACCGCTATCCGCATGAATTCTCGGGCGGTCAGTGTCAGCGCATCGGCATCGCGCGGGCACTGATCGTCGAGCCAAAGCTGATCATCTGCGATGAACCGGTATCCGCGCTTGATGTCTCGATTCAGGCGCAGGTCATCAATCTGCTGGCCGATCTGCAGAAGGATCTGAACCTCGCGCTGATCTTCATCGCGCATGATCTTTCTGTGGTGAAGCATATCAGCCACCGCGTGCTGGTCATGTATCTTGGCCGCGTCATGGAACTGGCCGAGGCGGAATCCCTTTATGCGGCCCCCCAGCACCCCTATACGCAGGCGTTGCTATCGGCGGTCCCGGTTCCCGACCCCGAACTGGAGCGGACCAAGACCATTATCCCGCTCACCGGAGAGTTGCCTTCACCCATGGCGCCACCTTCGGGCTGCGTTTTCCGCACCCGCTGCCCCCGCGCGACAGCAGCCTGCGCGGCAACCGTGCCGGAACTGATGGGAAGCCCGAACCACCTGACCGCATGCCATTTCCCCGGCAAGCTGACAGAGGAAGAAGTCGCAAGAGCGACAGCGCTTGAAGCTGAACCGGCCTAG
- a CDS encoding Hint domain-containing protein, whose protein sequence is MADYSFGSLIDATGAFTWVSGGDDPGSTIDELGSGLPEATAGQVYTYNAREKYSVVVTDDDGGFVEADNSQQTLAQAATINGITYLPPTRITSTGEIVFKDTATDIEYRAYTGTVGTNSDATASPTSFYIWQNGDAPPDGATLTVVSSTQPSSIPYSSLPAPCFCNGTLIDTPDGPRPVETLAVGDLVNTLSGRALPIRWIGSREISTEALRAIPKLRPVLIGPGSLGPDTPETELAISPQHRVRVSSALTAELTGTAELLIPAKKLLGVPGVRPYQGEAPFTYFHLLLDEHSCVCSNGAWTESLYLGKEFLGSLSPEGRAELALIFPELFGADFSYPPAAPFLSRRKDVDRLLAHHLSESAALNSSGSPRAAGQPMSSTSENREALA, encoded by the coding sequence ATGGCTGATTATTCGTTCGGTAGTCTCATCGATGCGACGGGCGCATTTACCTGGGTCTCTGGCGGGGACGACCCCGGCTCGACCATCGACGAGTTGGGCAGCGGCTTGCCCGAGGCTACGGCGGGACAGGTATATACCTACAATGCCCGCGAAAAATATTCGGTGGTTGTAACAGATGACGACGGCGGCTTCGTCGAGGCCGACAACTCACAACAGACGCTGGCACAAGCGGCGACCATCAACGGCATCACCTACCTTCCCCCAACCCGTATAACCAGCACCGGGGAGATCGTTTTCAAAGATACGGCGACCGATATCGAATATCGCGCCTATACCGGTACGGTAGGCACGAACAGCGACGCTACGGCAAGCCCGACCTCATTCTATATCTGGCAGAACGGCGACGCGCCTCCGGACGGTGCGACCCTGACCGTCGTGTCAAGCACCCAGCCAAGTTCTATCCCCTACAGCTCCCTCCCTGCGCCGTGCTTTTGCAACGGCACGCTGATCGACACGCCAGACGGCCCCCGGCCTGTCGAGACTCTGGCAGTAGGCGATCTGGTTAACACGCTGTCTGGCCGGGCGCTTCCAATCCGCTGGATCGGCTCTCGTGAGATCAGCACGGAGGCGCTGCGCGCGATACCGAAACTGCGCCCGGTGCTGATTGGACCCGGCAGCCTTGGACCGGACACACCCGAAACAGAACTGGCCATATCACCTCAACACCGGGTGCGCGTCTCCTCAGCGCTCACCGCGGAACTTACCGGGACCGCCGAACTGCTGATCCCGGCTAAAAAGCTGCTGGGCGTGCCGGGCGTCCGACCCTATCAGGGCGAAGCACCGTTCACCTATTTTCACCTGCTGCTGGATGAACATAGCTGCGTGTGCAGCAACGGAGCCTGGACAGAGTCTCTGTATCTGGGCAAGGAGTTTCTGGGCAGCCTGTCGCCGGAGGGTCGGGCTGAACTGGCACTGATTTTTCCCGAGCTGTTCGGTGCGGATTTCAGCTATCCGCCTGCTGCCCCCTTCCTCTCGCGTCGGAAGGATGTTGACCGTTTGCTCGCGCATCATCTGAGCGAATCCGCCGCGCTGAACTCATCCGGTTCACCGCGAGCGGCGGGACAGCCCATGTCATCCACCTCCGAAAATAGGGAGGCCCTAGCCTGA
- the zapE gene encoding cell division protein ZapE, with protein sequence MTTVTALYESRVGSGQLKDDAAQRSALPAFDAVLESVAQSRPVQARSGWRRWFGTEDEAQTEGTRGLYIWGGVGRGKSMLMDLLMEAAPIPDKRRVHFHEFMQEIHAGLNEARKRGDRDAIRPVADGVAAKARLLCFDEMQITDIADAMIVGRLFEALFSHGVCIVTTSNRAPEELYKNGLNRHRFLPFIDLLHEKMEVLPLDSPHDHRQGRTTGEQVWFSPLNRETRADMEAIWTELTDGQPTPPMTVEVHGRKVEIAQHLGRMGRASFWDLCSRALGAADYLAIANAVDLLMIDDIPQLSSSNFNEAKRFVTLVDALYEAKVRVIASAAAEPERLYIEGEGSFEFERTASRLREMQDASWGRAKES encoded by the coding sequence ATGACCACCGTTACCGCGCTATACGAATCCCGCGTCGGGTCCGGGCAGCTTAAAGATGACGCGGCGCAGCGCAGCGCCTTGCCGGCGTTCGACGCGGTTCTCGAATCGGTCGCGCAATCGCGTCCCGTACAGGCGCGATCGGGCTGGCGACGCTGGTTCGGCACCGAGGATGAGGCACAAACCGAAGGCACGAGGGGCCTGTATATCTGGGGCGGCGTCGGTCGCGGCAAATCCATGCTTATGGACCTGCTGATGGAAGCCGCGCCTATCCCTGACAAGCGTCGGGTTCACTTTCATGAGTTCATGCAGGAAATTCACGCTGGCCTGAACGAAGCACGCAAGCGCGGCGACCGCGACGCCATCAGGCCCGTTGCCGATGGCGTGGCGGCGAAAGCGCGGCTTCTGTGCTTTGATGAGATGCAGATCACCGACATTGCCGATGCGATGATCGTCGGGCGTCTGTTCGAGGCGCTGTTCTCGCACGGTGTGTGTATCGTCACCACTTCGAACCGCGCACCCGAGGAGTTATACAAGAACGGCCTCAATCGTCACCGTTTCCTGCCGTTCATTGATCTTCTGCATGAGAAGATGGAGGTTTTGCCCCTCGATAGTCCGCACGATCACCGACAGGGCAGAACGACAGGCGAGCAGGTCTGGTTCAGCCCGCTGAACCGTGAAACCCGTGCGGACATGGAAGCGATCTGGACAGAGCTGACCGATGGCCAGCCCACGCCACCGATGACGGTGGAGGTTCATGGTCGCAAAGTTGAGATAGCGCAGCACCTTGGCCGGATGGGGCGGGCGAGCTTTTGGGACCTTTGCTCTCGTGCGCTTGGTGCAGCGGACTATCTTGCGATTGCGAATGCTGTCGATCTCCTGATGATAGACGATATTCCGCAGCTTTCATCGTCGAACTTCAACGAAGCCAAGCGCTTCGTGACGCTTGTCGATGCGCTTTACGAGGCGAAGGTGAGGGTCATCGCCTCTGCCGCGGCAGAGCCGGAACGTCTTTATATAGAAGGCGAAGGCAGCTTTGAATTCGAACGCACCGCGTCACGCTTGCGCGAGATGCAGGATGCATCCTGGGGACGGGCGAAAGAAAGCTAG
- a CDS encoding glycerophosphodiester phosphodiesterase family protein, translated as MALHPDFIRLPIAHRGLHSDGVPENSLPAFRAAVEAGYGIELDIQPAADGTPMVFHDYDLMRMCDDEGYISDMDLDDLAKAKLLGTEEKIPTLAETLREIAGRVPLLIEIKDQDGRLGTTIGEVHSRVAALLQNYDGPVAVMSFNPNTVAAFGEAAPNVTRGLTSCAFDKNDWPMLDDETRKKLSELRDFERVGAEFASHDWHDLTNPAVEALRSQGVPVLCWTVRSADEAAEARQRADGITFENFVP; from the coding sequence ATGGCGCTTCATCCAGATTTCATCCGTTTACCCATTGCGCATCGCGGTCTGCACTCAGACGGCGTGCCTGAAAACTCCTTGCCTGCATTTCGCGCGGCGGTCGAAGCGGGCTATGGGATAGAGCTTGATATTCAGCCCGCGGCGGACGGAACACCGATGGTGTTTCACGACTACGATCTGATGCGCATGTGCGACGATGAAGGCTATATCTCGGACATGGATCTGGATGATCTGGCCAAGGCGAAGCTTCTGGGCACCGAGGAGAAGATTCCGACCCTTGCCGAAACCCTGCGAGAGATTGCGGGCAGGGTCCCCTTGCTGATCGAGATCAAAGATCAGGATGGGCGTCTGGGCACCACGATAGGCGAGGTGCACAGCCGCGTTGCTGCTTTGCTGCAAAACTACGATGGCCCGGTCGCGGTCATGTCGTTCAATCCGAACACTGTTGCAGCTTTTGGTGAGGCGGCACCGAACGTGACGCGGGGGCTGACAAGCTGCGCTTTCGACAAGAACGACTGGCCAATGCTGGATGATGAGACGCGTAAAAAGCTGTCGGAATTACGTGATTTCGAACGCGTCGGTGCAGAGTTTGCGTCTCACGACTGGCACGACCTTACAAATCCAGCTGTCGAAGCGCTGAGATCACAAGGCGTGCCGGTGCTTTGCTGGACGGTGCGCAGCGCCGACGAGGCAGCAGAGGCCCGGCAGCGTGCCGATGGAATCACATTCGAGAACTTCGTCCCCTGA
- a CDS encoding RidA family protein, whose translation MSHDARLAELEIDLPDALAPVANYVPYQRSGNLLFISGQISNGPDGLIKGKLGANMDVASGAAAARSCGLGLLAQARAALGSLDKVTRVVKLTAFVNSTPDFGDQPEVVNGCSDLMVEVFGDAGRHARAAVSAPALPRGVAVEIEAIFEVA comes from the coding sequence ATGTCCCATGATGCCCGACTGGCCGAGCTTGAGATAGACCTGCCCGACGCACTCGCGCCGGTTGCGAATTATGTCCCCTATCAGCGGAGCGGTAACCTGCTGTTCATTTCGGGGCAGATTTCCAACGGACCGGACGGCCTGATCAAGGGCAAGCTGGGCGCGAATATGGATGTCGCGTCGGGCGCTGCAGCTGCGCGCAGCTGCGGGCTGGGATTGCTGGCACAGGCGCGCGCAGCACTTGGTTCACTTGATAAGGTGACCCGCGTCGTCAAACTGACCGCATTCGTGAATTCGACACCGGATTTCGGTGACCAGCCAGAGGTCGTGAACGGCTGCTCTGATCTGATGGTCGAAGTGTTCGGCGATGCTGGCCGACATGCGCGCGCAGCAGTCTCTGCACCCGCCCTGCCGCGTGGTGTCGCCGTCGAAATCGAAGCTATTTTTGAGGTGGCGTGA
- a CDS encoding NADPH-dependent FMN reductase, translated as MKLNVIITSTRPERNGEPVGQWFHEYASENRGDFDEVILSDLAELGLPLLNEPHHPRAQKYTHEHTKKWAGIVKGSDAFVFVMPEYNYAPPPGFFNAIDYLALEWNYKPAGFVSYGGVSGGIRASQGAKEILTTVKVMPLPEQVMIPMVFEHLKDGVFSAPKIVRDSADAMIAELGKWSAALKTLRD; from the coding sequence ATGAAATTGAACGTCATCATCACCAGCACCCGACCCGAACGCAACGGAGAGCCTGTCGGTCAGTGGTTCCATGAATATGCGTCCGAAAATCGCGGCGACTTTGATGAGGTGATTCTGTCCGATCTGGCAGAGCTTGGCCTTCCCCTGTTGAACGAGCCGCATCATCCGCGCGCGCAGAAATACACGCATGAACACACGAAGAAATGGGCCGGGATCGTGAAGGGTTCAGACGCATTTGTCTTTGTCATGCCGGAATATAACTACGCCCCGCCACCCGGCTTTTTCAACGCCATCGACTATCTGGCACTGGAATGGAACTATAAACCCGCCGGATTTGTGTCCTATGGCGGTGTGTCTGGCGGCATTCGCGCAAGCCAGGGCGCCAAGGAAATCCTGACGACCGTGAAAGTCATGCCTTTGCCCGAACAGGTCATGATTCCGATGGTTTTCGAGCATCTGAAAGATGGCGTCTTTTCCGCACCGAAGATCGTTCGCGACAGCGCGGATGCCATGATTGCGGAACTTGGAAAATGGTCCGCAGCGCTTAAAACCCTGCGCGACTGA
- a CDS encoding aminoglycoside phosphotransferase family protein translates to MRVQTSLKPWLSEWHLVPDGPAFSTHHARLMPVLYGPQPAMLKVTENADEIHGGAIMEWWNGQGAARVLKRADGALLLERAQGGNSLADMARNGDDDEACRIICAAAQQLHLKRPDPPVPVPIAVWFRELRSAAATHGGLLAQSWRTAEKLLATQDGPVILHGDLHHDNVLDFGQRGWLAIDPKGIYGDRAFDYANIFTNPDLSDPTRPVATRPGVFQRRLDVVCKAAGIDRLRLLQWILAWTGLSAAWFISDNDPMAEIDLRIAELAAAEIATLTPPTVPPFSGRR, encoded by the coding sequence ATGAGGGTGCAGACATCTCTAAAGCCGTGGCTGAGTGAGTGGCATCTGGTGCCCGATGGGCCCGCATTTTCAACGCATCATGCCAGATTGATGCCGGTGCTTTATGGTCCTCAGCCAGCGATGCTCAAAGTTACGGAAAACGCCGATGAAATTCACGGCGGTGCCATCATGGAATGGTGGAACGGCCAAGGTGCCGCACGCGTCCTGAAACGCGCTGACGGCGCACTGCTGCTGGAACGGGCGCAAGGAGGGAACTCTCTTGCTGATATGGCGCGAAACGGGGACGACGACGAGGCATGCCGCATCATTTGCGCCGCAGCGCAGCAACTTCACCTGAAGCGACCTGATCCACCCGTACCAGTCCCAATCGCGGTGTGGTTCCGAGAGCTGCGATCGGCCGCCGCGACCCATGGTGGACTGCTGGCTCAATCGTGGAGGACGGCAGAAAAGCTGCTGGCGACGCAAGACGGCCCTGTGATTCTTCACGGTGATCTGCACCACGACAACGTGCTGGATTTTGGTCAGAGGGGTTGGCTGGCGATTGATCCCAAAGGCATTTACGGAGATCGTGCCTTCGATTATGCCAACATCTTCACCAATCCTGACCTGTCAGATCCCACCCGGCCTGTCGCGACCCGGCCGGGCGTGTTTCAGCGCAGGCTTGACGTTGTCTGCAAGGCTGCGGGAATAGACCGGCTGAGATTATTGCAGTGGATACTTGCCTGGACAGGCTTGTCGGCCGCATGGTTCATCTCAGACAACGACCCTATGGCAGAAATTGACCTGCGTATTGCCGAACTTGCGGCGGCTGAAATCGCGACTCTCACGCCACCAACTGTTCCGCCCTTTTCAGGTCGACGCTGA
- the smc gene encoding chromosome segregation protein SMC: protein MKFDRLKLNGFKSFVDPTDLVIREGLTGVVGPNGCGKSNLLEALRWVMGENRPTAMRGDGMEDVIFAGTSRRGARAHAEVTLSIDNTQRLAPAAVNDADGIDIVRRITRDAGSAYKINGKEARARDVQMLFADASTGAHSPALVRQGQISELINAKPKARRRILEEAAGISGLYARRHEAELKLNGAENNLTRVDDTLDQLATQAAQLARQARAAAKYREIGTALRLAEGVLLYRRWAEADQARDTAAAALREAISAASTAEAAAKQALSSREKAEAALPPLREEEQIAAAVLSRAVVDREALDEAEARAEAAIAALRGRIAQLVRDIEREGQLNRDAAEVVERLAWEKRELEKAGQGHNDKQDSAAREADESADVLREVEAKLAELTDESARLTAQAHSAERLVSDLTSMRDRAERAAGEAEAAASRADLAGSEAESTLASAETAHQAAVKAAENAERQLAAAESARAAAENDESTARATRAELEGEAGALRAEMTALEKLVARGAGDGTALLDQVRVTKGFELALGAALGDDLSVPIATGGSGWVELPEYDETAALPEGAEALAGQVEGPHLLKRRLSQIGIVTESADAQALQPQLRPGQCLVSRDGGLWRWDGLTSLPGDASSAAARHLEQVNRLTELRAIAELAVSKAADATAVHDAAKAKLNQSGAAEKSAREARREAERALSDAARTSTRAESDLSMARARAESARSELLRHREDASDARARLAEAQRQLDALPDRGAAAAAVEAAKTGVEAARIATMTRRSALDELKREANARTRRLQEIAKEESGWKQRLEQAGTRAAELNGRREESEAELALAERQPATLAEKRTSLQQAEAAGEARLAKAREALSEAENALRLAAITERDAERIASESREARAAREARAEAARDTEAAARARIFEGTEATPEALLESLGDSDTDLTATALEDKIARLRASRDAIGPVNLRADEDKRELEEERAKLAGEKDDLEEAIRKLRAGIASLNREGRERLLAAFETVNNNFTTLFTHLFGGGEAKLVLVESDDPLEAGLEIMCQPPGKKLSTLSLLSGGEQTLTALALIFAVFLANPAPICVLDEVDAPLDDANVSRFCDLLDEMTRRTQTRFLIITHHAVTMGRMDRLFGVTMVEQGVSQLVSVDLKRAEQLVA, encoded by the coding sequence GTGAAATTCGACCGACTTAAGCTGAACGGCTTCAAATCCTTTGTCGATCCGACCGATCTGGTCATTCGCGAAGGTCTGACCGGCGTGGTGGGGCCGAACGGCTGCGGTAAGTCCAACCTGTTGGAGGCGCTTCGCTGGGTGATGGGTGAAAACCGTCCGACGGCCATGCGTGGCGATGGAATGGAAGATGTTATCTTCGCGGGCACATCCCGGCGGGGCGCGAGGGCACATGCCGAGGTCACGCTGAGCATCGACAACACGCAGCGGCTTGCGCCTGCGGCGGTCAATGATGCCGATGGGATTGATATTGTCCGGCGCATCACCCGCGATGCAGGCTCTGCCTATAAGATAAACGGCAAGGAAGCCCGCGCCCGCGACGTGCAGATGCTGTTTGCCGATGCCTCGACCGGCGCGCATTCGCCCGCGCTTGTCCGGCAGGGTCAGATATCAGAACTGATCAACGCCAAACCAAAGGCCAGACGACGCATTCTTGAGGAAGCGGCGGGGATATCCGGCCTGTATGCGCGAAGGCATGAGGCGGAGCTGAAGCTGAACGGTGCCGAAAACAATCTGACGCGCGTCGATGACACGCTGGATCAGCTTGCGACCCAAGCGGCACAATTGGCGCGGCAGGCCCGCGCAGCCGCGAAGTATCGCGAGATCGGCACGGCCCTGCGGCTTGCCGAAGGCGTATTGCTTTACCGGCGTTGGGCAGAGGCCGATCAGGCCCGCGATACCGCAGCCGCGGCCCTGCGCGAGGCGATCAGCGCTGCGTCGACTGCCGAAGCTGCGGCAAAACAAGCGTTGTCGTCTCGCGAAAAGGCCGAGGCCGCTCTGCCGCCGCTGCGCGAAGAAGAACAGATTGCGGCGGCCGTCTTGTCCCGTGCCGTCGTTGATCGCGAAGCCCTGGATGAGGCAGAGGCGCGGGCGGAAGCCGCGATTGCCGCCCTTCGCGGCAGGATCGCACAATTGGTCAGGGACATCGAACGCGAGGGTCAGCTGAACCGGGATGCGGCAGAGGTTGTTGAGCGCCTGGCCTGGGAAAAGCGTGAGCTGGAAAAAGCCGGGCAGGGCCATAATGACAAGCAGGATTCCGCGGCGCGAGAGGCCGATGAATCGGCAGATGTTCTGCGTGAGGTGGAGGCAAAGCTTGCGGAACTGACGGACGAATCTGCGCGGCTGACGGCGCAGGCGCATTCGGCGGAACGGCTTGTGTCGGACCTGACCTCTATGCGGGATCGGGCGGAAAGAGCTGCCGGTGAAGCAGAAGCTGCCGCTTCCCGCGCCGATTTAGCGGGTTCGGAAGCCGAATCAACCTTGGCATCTGCAGAGACGGCACATCAGGCCGCTGTAAAGGCTGCGGAGAACGCCGAGCGGCAACTGGCGGCAGCAGAATCCGCACGCGCCGCTGCAGAAAATGATGAAAGCACCGCTCGCGCGACGCGCGCCGAACTGGAAGGCGAGGCAGGTGCGCTGCGCGCGGAAATGACCGCTTTGGAGAAACTGGTTGCGCGCGGTGCAGGTGACGGCACTGCGCTGCTTGATCAGGTCCGCGTGACAAAAGGCTTTGAACTGGCACTGGGCGCGGCACTTGGCGACGATCTGTCGGTTCCTATTGCCACGGGCGGTTCTGGCTGGGTCGAGCTGCCTGAATATGATGAAACGGCAGCTTTGCCGGAAGGGGCGGAGGCTCTGGCCGGGCAGGTCGAGGGACCGCACCTTTTGAAGCGTCGGCTGTCTCAGATTGGCATTGTCACCGAAAGCGCCGATGCTCAGGCGCTTCAGCCGCAATTGCGACCGGGCCAGTGCCTGGTCAGTCGCGATGGCGGTTTGTGGCGTTGGGATGGGCTGACGTCTTTGCCGGGGGATGCGAGTTCTGCGGCCGCGCGTCATCTGGAACAGGTTAACCGGCTGACGGAGCTGCGTGCCATTGCAGAGCTGGCGGTATCAAAAGCTGCCGATGCGACTGCAGTCCATGATGCGGCGAAGGCGAAGCTCAACCAGTCTGGCGCGGCGGAGAAATCGGCCCGTGAGGCACGACGAGAGGCCGAACGCGCATTGTCCGACGCGGCCCGAACCTCCACGCGCGCTGAAAGCGATCTGTCGATGGCGCGGGCCCGGGCGGAATCGGCACGCAGCGAGTTGCTGCGTCACCGTGAAGATGCCTCGGATGCCCGGGCGCGGCTGGCAGAGGCGCAGCGTCAGCTTGATGCGCTGCCGGATCGCGGTGCCGCCGCCGCAGCCGTTGAAGCCGCGAAAACCGGTGTCGAGGCTGCGCGCATTGCAACAATGACACGGCGAAGCGCATTGGATGAGTTGAAGCGCGAAGCGAATGCCCGCACGCGCCGCCTTCAGGAGATTGCAAAAGAGGAATCTGGCTGGAAACAGCGGTTGGAACAAGCCGGAACGCGCGCGGCAGAGCTGAACGGCCGTCGCGAGGAAAGCGAGGCTGAACTGGCCCTGGCAGAGCGACAGCCCGCAACCCTCGCTGAAAAGCGCACCAGCCTGCAACAGGCCGAAGCGGCCGGTGAGGCTCGTCTGGCGAAGGCGCGAGAGGCACTGTCAGAAGCCGAAAACGCCCTGCGCCTTGCTGCGATAACGGAGCGCGATGCAGAACGGATCGCCTCGGAATCGCGTGAGGCGCGTGCGGCACGAGAGGCGCGCGCGGAAGCTGCCAGAGATACCGAAGCCGCCGCTCGGGCACGCATCTTCGAGGGAACCGAAGCCACACCAGAGGCGCTGCTGGAAAGTCTGGGCGACAGTGACACCGATCTGACCGCGACAGCGCTAGAGGATAAGATCGCCCGTCTGCGTGCAAGCCGGGACGCTATCGGTCCGGTCAATCTCCGCGCAGATGAGGACAAGCGCGAACTGGAGGAAGAACGCGCAAAGCTTGCCGGAGAGAAAGACGATCTGGAAGAGGCGATCCGCAAATTACGCGCGGGTATTGCCAGCCTCAACCGTGAAGGCCGTGAAAGGCTGCTGGCCGCGTTCGAAACGGTCAACAACAACTTCACAACGCTGTTCACGCATCTGTTCGGCGGCGGTGAGGCCAAGCTTGTGCTGGTCGAATCCGACGATCCGCTGGAGGCCGGCCTTGAGATCATGTGCCAGCCGCCCGGTAAGAAACTCTCGACGCTCAGCCTTCTGTCGGGGGGTGAACAGACGCTGACCGCATTGGCACTGATTTTTGCCGTTTTCCTTGCCAATCCGGCACCGATCTGTGTGCTGGACGAGGTTGACGCGCCGCTTGATGATGCGAACGTTTCGCGCTTCTGTGATTTGCTGGATGAGATGACGCGCCGGACCCAAACGCGTTTTCTGATCATCACCCACCATGCGGTGACGATGGGGCGGATGGACCGTTTGTTTGGCGTAACGATGGTCGAACAGGGTGTCAGCCAGCTTGTCAGCGTCGACCTGAAAAGGGCGGAACAGTTGGTGGCGTGA
- a CDS encoding CidA/LrgA family protein produces the protein MISALTIILSFQLIGEVASRGLGLPLPGPVIGLVLLVIASSTWAGFAEKIRAVAQGVLGHLSLFFVPAGVGVVAHLPTLSQHGAGLAIAIIVSTLLAIAAGALAFVLVARLSGASDE, from the coding sequence ATGATCTCTGCCCTGACAATCATCCTGTCCTTCCAGCTTATCGGAGAGGTCGCCTCACGTGGGCTGGGCCTGCCTTTACCGGGCCCGGTCATTGGATTGGTGCTGCTGGTGATTGCCAGCAGCACCTGGGCAGGTTTCGCCGAAAAGATTCGCGCGGTCGCACAAGGGGTGCTGGGTCACCTGTCGCTGTTCTTTGTACCGGCAGGCGTGGGTGTCGTGGCACATCTGCCAACGCTTTCGCAGCACGGCGCCGGCCTTGCAATCGCGATTATCGTTTCAACCCTGCTGGCCATCGCAGCCGGGGCCCTGGCCTTCGTCCTTGTCGCTCGATTATCGGGGGCGTCCGATGAATGA